Proteins co-encoded in one Brassica rapa cultivar Chiifu-401-42 chromosome A02, CAAS_Brap_v3.01, whole genome shotgun sequence genomic window:
- the LOC103854033 gene encoding probable xyloglucan endotransglucosylase/hydrolase protein 27 — METLSRFLVFMSLFSGLGSGFTLQNLPITSFEESYMQLFGDKNLFVHKDGKSVRLTLDERTGSGFVSNDLYLHGFFSASIKLPSDYSAGVVVAFYMSNGDTYEKNHDEIDFEFLGNIRGREWRIQTNIYGNGSTHLGREERCNLWFDPTEDYHQYSILWSDFHIIFYVDNVPIREVKRTSSMGGDFPSKPMSLYTTIWDGSKWATNGGKYGVNYKYAPYIARFSDLVLHGCAVDPIEQLPKCDEGAIEYIRAAQEISLSERAKMEVFRRKHMTYSYCYDRTRYKVSLPECVVNPAEAQRLRVYDPVTFGGIPRRHRSGKHRSKRSRTDGTVSI; from the exons ATGGAAACTTTGAGTCGTTTCTTAGTGTTCATGTCTCTGTTCTCCGGTTTAGGTTCTGGTTTTACACTGCAAAATCTTCCAATCACATCGTTTGAAGAGAGTTACATGCAACTTTTCGGTGATAAGAATTTGTTTGTTCATAAAGACGGCAAATCTGTCCGGTTAACGCTCGATGAAAGGACCG GTTCTGGGTTTGTCTCAAATGATCTTTATTTACATGGATTCTTCAGTGCTTCAATCAAACTACCTTCTGATTATTCAGCTGGAGTAGTTGTTGCTTTTTAT ATGTCTAATGGAGATACGTATGAGAAGAATCATGATGAGATTGATTTTGAGTTTCTTGGTAACATTAGAGGAAGAGAATGGAGGATTCAGACAAATATTTATGGGAATGGAAGCACTCATTTgggaagagaagagagatgTAATCTCTGGTTTGATCCAACTGAAGATTATCATCAATACAGTATCCTCTGGTCTGATTTTCACATCAT ATTCTACGTGGACAATGTTCCAATCAGAGAGGTGAAGCGAACATCATCAATGGGCGGTGACTTCCCGTCGAAGCCAATGTCTCTCTACACAACAATATGGGATGGTTCTAAATGGGCAACTAACGGTGGCAAGTACGGTGTAAACTACAAATATGCCCCTTACATCGCACGGTTCTCTGACCTAGTCCTGCATGGCTGCGCTGTGGACCCGATCGAGCAGCTTCCCAAGTGCGACGAAGGGGCCATCGAGTATATCCGTGCGGCCCAGGAGATTAGCCTGTCAGAAAGGGCTAAAATGGAGGTTTTTAGGCGTAAACACATGACTTACTCGTATTGCTATGATCGGACCAGGTACAAGGTTTCTTTGCCGGAGTGCGTTGTGAATCCAGCAGAGGCTCAGCGGCTTAGGGTTTATGATCCAGTCACGTTTGGTGGGATTCCGAGGCGCCACCGCAGCGGAAAGCACCGGAGCAAGAGAAGCCGTACGGATGGAACAGTGTCGATATGA